The Polyangium mundeleinium genome contains the following window.
CATCAGATCGGTGAACCTGGCCGGATAACGATTCCGGCCGAGCACGTAAAGCACCAGGATGGCCACGCCGACGAGCAGCACGGAGTGCCACTTCTCGATCCAGTACACGAAAAAGCCGTCGGTCGCGCCGAGGAGCGCGAGCAGGACGCAGAGCCCGGCGGCCGCGGGGATCTTCCTCGCCCGGAAGCAACTCGCCACGATGTACATCACGGCCAGCAGCGCGAAAAACGCCGCCGCGTACACGTGCTCGTGGAGCATCTCCCGGGGCGCGTTCGTCCGGGCGGTCTGCGACAGGCAGTCCTCGAGTCCATGGATGCACGGGCGAAACGGCTCGCCGAGGCCCTGGACGCGTGAAAGGATCGCGCTGTTCGTTCCCCCAAAAATGAAGCCCAGCGTGAGGACGACGCCGAGCTCCGCGCCGAGCAGCGTGTACACGGTGGTCCCGAGATCGGCGAGCAGCCGCTTGGAATCGCGCCGCGGGCGCCCTTCCGTCCTGCGGAGGAAGCGCGAGACGAGGGAAACGAAGACGACCGCCGAGAGCACGCCCCAGAGCGCGCCGAAGTAATTCAGGACGTCGAGGGGAAGGCCGCGCCCGCGGCTTTGGTGCAGATCATCGGGCGAGACGAGATAACTCACGTAAAAGAGCTCGCTCGCGAGCATCGCCATCGAGAGCCCGATCGCGAACTGCGCCTTGCGGGTTTGCCCACGAAACAGATACGGCAGACCAAAGGCACGCCCGAGATCGTAAAAGAGCATCCCGAGGACCACGACCAGGGCCCCGAGCAGGAGCAGGTGCCGCGAAAAGTCGAGGACCACCTGGATCACCCACGGCGGCGCGGCGACGAGCTTTCGGAACGTTTCCGGCATGAATTCTCCTCGTCAGGGCGTCCGCGGCCACCCGAGCCGGTGCAAGAGCGTCTCCAGGTATTTCCACGCCGGCGCCGCCTTCACGGTCGGGTCCCGATCGATCTCGTCGAGGAATTGATGCAATTTGTGGGCGAGGCCGCGCTCGGGATCACTCAATGCGCCTTCGAAGCGCGGGTGCAAGAGGTACGCGGTCGTCCCCGTCCTCGCGAGCAAGCTATCGAGGAAGAGCTCCAGCCGCCGCGCGGCGTGGGCCCAGGCCTTGTCGTTCTCCTCGCTCCGGCCGGCCGGCGGCGACGTCGATTGCATGTTCACCCAGTCGAGATCGTTGCCCCAAAGGCTTTGCTCGAGGGGTGACGAGAAGAGCGACAGTGCCGTGCCGAACCGGCCGGTGGGTGAGCTCGCGTCCGCCTTCGCGGGGACACGCGCGCGCCGGACGGCGTCCGCGATCCGGTGGAAATTGTCGTCGCGCAAGGAGAACCCGATGAAGAGCATGTGACGCATCAGCAGCAACGCTTGCACGATCCCTGCGAGCGCCTGCCGGCGGAGGTCGTAACGCATGTAATCCTCGCGGGTCAGGACGATGTTGTCGGGATCCGTCACGCATCCGTGCATCTTGAGCACCCATCGAGACGCCCCGGATTGGGGCTCGTGGGGCAGCACCGAGACTGTCATTCCAGCGGCCTGCGAGGCGCGCTCGAAGAGCGTATCGTAGTTCGTCGTGATGACCTCGCGCGAGGGCAGCGCCGCGAGCAGCGCGTGCGAGAGGGCATACCCGTGGACACGCGCGAAGGCATCCGCGATTTTCTCCCCGAGGATACGCTTGCTCGCCAGCGGCGGCAGGCCCGTCTCCATGCGCAGCTCGATGGCGCGGGCTTGATCGAGCGCGCCGAGCTCCTTCAGCGCGCCGAGCTCCTCCTCGGTCATCCCTGCGTCCCGGGCGAGATTCCGGAGCAGTCCGCCCCAATCCGGCAACCCGGCATTCTTGCTGACGCCGGCGCCGACGAACAGGACGAGATCCCCATTCGCGGCGAGGTGCGCGAGGCGCTCCCCCGTGCGCCACAGGCGCTCGTCGAGGTCGGGCCAGGCCGCGGGGTCCGCCCCGCGTTGCGCCTGCGCCGATGCATACGTGAGCTCGTCGTTGCTCACGAGCGCGATGTCCACGTCCTTCACGGCCGCCATTTTTTGCAGGACGGGGACGAGCGCGCGCACCACGTCCCCGGTCCAGTGCCGTTTTCCGCCGTACCGCGTGCCGATGACCGGCAGGGCGAGCAGGTGCTTGGCCCGCCC
Protein-coding sequences here:
- a CDS encoding SIR2 family protein: MSGHLFIVHGDLTLLSCDAWLVPCDSDAMPSRSWTRSFSHLQGRAQRWAEPTEEWRRGKQRVLKVIEWEDHLPRPWVGNVGAVPSTDVSWFVAGAEEFIERVTDDLRVHGTPPRNGRAKHLLALPVIGTRYGGKRHWTGDVVRALVPVLQKMAAVKDVDIALVSNDELTYASAQAQRGADPAAWPDLDERLWRTGERLAHLAANGDLVLFVGAGVSKNAGLPDWGGLLRNLARDAGMTEEELGALKELGALDQARAIELRMETGLPPLASKRILGEKIADAFARVHGYALSHALLAALPSREVITTNYDTLFERASQAAGMTVSVLPHEPQSGASRWVLKMHGCVTDPDNIVLTREDYMRYDLRRQALAGIVQALLLMRHMLFIGFSLRDDNFHRIADAVRRARVPAKADASSPTGRFGTALSLFSSPLEQSLWGNDLDWVNMQSTSPPAGRSEENDKAWAHAARRLELFLDSLLARTGTTAYLLHPRFEGALSDPERGLAHKLHQFLDEIDRDPTVKAAPAWKYLETLLHRLGWPRTP